The DNA region CCATGCCGGAGCCGACCCCCACGCCGCGCACCGACGGCGAACGTCGTGCCACCGTGGAGGACAAGCTTGCCAACACGCCCGCGTTGTCGATGGCGTTCAACATCCCGCCGCACAGGCACGAGGATACGCAGGCGCTCACGTTGCTCAACAGCATCCTGAGCCAGGGCGAGTCCAGCCGCCTCTACCGCCGCATCGTGGACCAGGAGGAGGCGGCGCTTCAGGTACAGGCGTTCCTGAACAGCCGCCTCGGGCCGGGGGCGATGCTCGTGTTCGGGCTCCCCAATCAGGGCGTCGAGGTGGGCCGGATCGAGGAGCTGATCCTGGAGGAGGTTGAGCGCGTGCGCACCGAGGGCGTGACAAAGGAGGAGCTCGAGAAGGTCAAGAACCAGGCGCTCGCCAGCCAAGTGCGGGGCCGCCAGACCGTGATGAACAAGGCCGAGCAGCTCCAGCACTACCGCTACATGCACGGAGACATCTCGGAGATCAACCGGGAGATCCAGATGATGATGGCGGTCACGGCGGATGACATTCGCCGCGTCGCCAACACCTATCTGAACGAGGCGAACCGAACCGTCGTGACGGTGGTTCCGGCGTCCAAGCCGGCCACCTGAGGAGAGACCAATGCGCAAGATCAACACGCTGATTGGAGGGGCCGCGGTGGCCCTCCTGGCCGTGCCCCTAGCGGGGCAGCAGGGACCGCCGCCCGCGCTTCCCGCGGCCGACGTGTCCTTCCCCGCCTTTGAGGAGGCCACGCTGGATAACGGCGCTCGCGTCATAGTGGTGCGTAACGCCGAGCAGCCGATTGTCTCGGTCAACCTGCGGGTGGCGAGCGGCAACGCCGACGACCCGACCGGCAAGGCGGGCGTCGCGGGCGCGACCGCCACCCTGATCGACAACGGCACGGCGAATCGCTCGT from Gemmatimonadota bacterium includes:
- a CDS encoding insulinase family protein, which translates into the protein MPEPTPTPRTDGERRATVEDKLANTPALSMAFNIPPHRHEDTQALTLLNSILSQGESSRLYRRIVDQEEAALQVQAFLNSRLGPGAMLVFGLPNQGVEVGRIEELILEEVERVRTEGVTKEELEKVKNQALASQVRGRQTVMNKAEQLQHYRYMHGDISEINREIQMMMAVTADDIRRVANTYLNEANRTVVTVVPASKPAT